A stretch of the Arachis stenosperma cultivar V10309 chromosome 6, arast.V10309.gnm1.PFL2, whole genome shotgun sequence genome encodes the following:
- the LOC130936631 gene encoding stigma-specific STIG1-like protein 1: protein MNKLLKTVFLVSMLIMALAITMPTRVESFETNNENDGEPNSVRGTSRFLSQRSSKASLTCERNPKVCYSIRGSGGPNCCNNKCVDFNTDELNCGKCGKKCGYSKICCEGKCINPKTNEKHCGKCGNKCNSKGSCVYGLCSYA, encoded by the coding sequence ATGAATAAGTTGTTGAAGACCGTTTTTCTTGTGTCCATGCTAATAATGGCGTTGGCAATTACTATGCCAACAAGAGTAGAATCTTTCGAAACCAATAATGAGAATGATGGGGAACCAAATTCTGTGAGAGGAACAAGCCGGTTCTTGTCTCAGAGAAGCAGCAAGGCAAGTCTGACATGTGAGAGAAACCCAAAGGTTTGCTATAGCATAAGAGGGAGTGGAGGTCCTAATTGCTGCAACAACAAGTGTGTCGACTTCAACACAGATGAATTGAACTGCGGAAAGTGTGGGAAGAAATGTGGATATTCCAAGATATGCTGTGAAGGTAAGTGCATCAATCCAAAGACTAATGAGAAGCACTGTGGCAAATGCGGCAACAAGTGCAATTCCAAAGGCTCTTGTGTCTATGGCTTGTGCAGCTATGCTTAG